DNA from Toxoplasma gondii ME49 chromosome X, whole genome shotgun sequence:
GTGTGCCCCTTTCCCGTCCTCGCCGAGCATCAGAAGCTTTCCTCGACGCTCTTCATGCTcatgttttctctccacctgGTTCTCCACCGCCAACTATCCTGTCTTCTTACTGGCAGCGTCGTGGCGGGcctgctgctgcatgcgcggctcCGGCCTTCCAGGGATTCACATGAGggcgacgcgagagacgccggagaagcagacgaagtGAAAGGCCAGGGACAAGGCGACCGCGTCGATGCTCAGGCTggctgtctcgtctttcggTCTGGTTCGGAGAAACATCATGaattctcgtctttctttccttcatTTCCTACGTTTTCTTGTCCCCAAACCGCAGCGGCGAAGGCTGCCTTCCGCGCCGTCGTTATTGCTGCCACTGTGTGTGCTCGGGGCCTGAGAGATGAAACCGAGGCCTTTCGGTTTGCTGgggaagcggagaagcgGGGAGAGGCGGGGGTTCAGACCTCCGTGTcgaggagaggggaaagcAAGGACACACCTGAGCCGGACGCGAGTTACTTGCTTTTGCCTATTGATGTTCGACCCTGCGTCCACGCAGAGGTTGGCCAActccccttctcccttcACTTGCCGCTGCCGCAGTTGCAGAAGGAAGTAGAGAACATCAGGAAGCTGGTCAGAGagcagacggaagaagagggagacggagaaacaggGGGACTGGTAGAGGAGAGTGCGTGGGAAAACGGAGGGCCGGAAGCCGAGGAGCCGAGGCCGAACGCGCAGACACTTGCACATCGTGAAAAGtggacgagagcgaaggcagaTGACCGTAGCGAACGAGGGAGCAGAGcccagaaagagagacaagcgaacCCACGCACGCACGATGTCGTGCATATGACACTGCTGCAGCGTTTCATTCTCCAGCAGCTCCACCTTTCACTCTCTGATTTTCGAGGCAGCAACACGCCAGCCCCACTGAGTCACATCATTTGTGTCCTGATCTGTAGACGAGGGAACGATAGTGCTATTGCCACAAAACTCCTTGCGAGATTAAACGATGAGACATGCAGTGTAAAAATACGGAGAAACGGAAGTCACAAACAGGGAGAAACGGCGGGAGGAAGGAGTAACGCGTTTGAGGACACCCACTCAGATGCAGAAGGGTCGTCTGGAGTTGCGGACAAGGCTGACGGAAAAGTGTGTGCCGGAGCACTGCGGACAGagcacagaaagaaagagggggAAAGCTGTGAAGGGGGCAAACAATCAGTTTGTGTAGACAGCAGAATTGAGGAGGCAACAGGAAAACAACACGGAAATTGGCGCGGCCACACAGGCGCAGGGAAGGAGGGCAAGAACAAGAGTGGTGAGAACGGCGCGAAAGAGGACACAGAGGGATCGGACGAAGAGATACAGAAATTAAAAGACTTGAGTgcagagagaactggaggAAAGCGAGGGCATGGACGAACGGGACCTGGAAGAAAATTGGAGAAATGCACTCAGATTCGCATTCCCCAGGTCTCTGTTTTCAATCTCACCGGCGGCCTCCTGCAGCTCCAGAGGCAGGGATTCCTCTCCATGCCGATTGTGTGAGGGACGAGGAAAGATCAGCTAGCAAACGATGTGAAAGAATTTATTTTTGATTTGTGCGATGATCTGGCATttgcgtcttttttctgatCAGTTGCCCGAAAAGAGTGCCTTCTTTCGTTGACGGGTGaactgtgttttcttccgaATGCAGCTGATTTATGCAGCTAGCAAACCAATCGCCATTCAGTGCGTGGACGTTCCCCGAAAAATGTGACCTCCACCGTCTGCATTGAAGATCCTGTCACGTTGAACGAGATCGCGTCGGTGGGGGCGTGGTCAGCGACTCTGTACTGCATACCTCAAAGTGGATATACCACTACAACTCGGTGCGTAGGATGTTCTCCGTGTCTGCAGATTCGAGATACAGAAAACCCAGCTGTGCATGGTTCTTCCGTGCGCGAGAGTCTCGCATTCCGAGAACACGCCTCCTGTGCACCGGAGAGTTTAgaacaaacatatatattaCCCTCACCGGATAGAGTGTCTTTTCACCACCTGAGAGAGGTAGAAGATACAATCGACGGACGGCCCGTCACCCAGTTTTGTGCATATATCCCCATAAACAAAAAGTGATACACAGCGTTGCTATTCGGGGTGAGAGACGAATGAAAATGCACTGATACGTCGAGTTGCTCGTGGTGAGAATGTTTGGAAAGCCTTTTGTCACTGCATCTGGCTGAGATTTTTCAGATCGCGTTGTAGCTCTTCGGAAGCGCCTTCCGAAGTACACGAACAATACGCGATGTTTCGTGGAACGCACAAACGTTTCACGCAGGCGTGGTCCACGATTTCACTGGAGGCGGCGTTCCGCGTCCAGGCAACGTCATTTCTCTTCCGACACTCGTGAATGGTATAGCTGCGTCTGACGGGTTTCGCTGTTACAGCGTGGACCGAGAGCACCGGCTCTTGCTCATACCACCACCGAAAGAGGAGCGGGGTGTCTGTGGGGCTCCCGCCCTCTACAGGTACAGAAAGATGCGTGTTCGTCCCCGCCCCAGCCTCGACACTGCCGAGATCCAGAGGGGAAGAACCAGGACGCCAGCGGGGTATAATGCACCGTACAATGCGACAAAGTGTAAATGACTGCAGTTAGAAAGTCTGTAACGGAAAACACTCCGCCACTAAGTCAGAACAATGTGTGCAGAAGACAGAATTGCTCGCACGTGGTCGACTTGAGAAGTAAACGCAGTGTTACCTCGAAGTAAGTTCCACGACATCACACTGATACactaatatatatatatatatgtatatatatatatatatgcacccAATCGTGTGCCAGTAGGTTTGTGTCTCGATGAGCGTTTAGAAGAGCGCCTGCAGAGTTGTGCGCATGTGCGTGAATGGAAACACGGCCTGAAGACCCAACAGCGTCACCACATTTCCCGCGTGTGTCCGCGACTCACTTATGACCCAGACAGTTCTGCGTGGAGACACCGTTTACGTTGGTTTTGCGCGTCCATTCGTGCCACCGAACTGCCTGAACAACTGACTCCCACGCAgtgcgacgagagagaaaggcaaacgcGAATTGACAGCCTGAGAAGGACGTTTCTGGCGTCGGTTGCAAAGCGACGCTCCAAATGGATACGGGGCCTACCATGGTCCTTTGTTACGGAGGCAAACCTCTGTTTGCCGTGGTGCGGCAGAGagacttttcttctctgaacGCGGTAGATGCAAACGCGGTAAGTTTAAAGGGTCTCGAATCTGGTAAAATCACATTTCTGTACGGAAGTAGCCAGCAGGCAAAGGACCATAATTCGTCTTCCACTGTTGATCCACTGTTTGAGTGCACGTTCTAATGAATAAACATAGGTTCAGACGTACAGACATGGTGGCCTCTACTTGACTAAAAGACATGAAAAAGTGAACAGAGAAGATCAGACGACTCGGATGCGAGGAACACGatagagaggcagacgagggaATGCAACACTGGACGGGGCGAGCTCGAGAACGTGGACAAAGAAGATCGCGGCTCGTTACGCCGAGTGTCCTGCACTGTCGTTCCTCTTGGTTTGAGAActatctctctgtatctgtTTCTTCACCATCGTGGAACTTCTTTGAAcggctcttctcttttcccagcttttctgttttgtctTTGTCAcgcttcttttttttcttctctcccttttcctcaACGTCACTTTCGTTGGAGCAATCCTTGTCTCGGTGGCGACGAGGCGACtcgttgtctctgttctctttcttcttcttcttccccttctttttcttgtcactaTCATCGCTACCTGACCGgtttttcccctcttttttctcatcGCTGTCGCTGCGCTCGGAGcgctccttcttcgacttcttcgcctttttctcttttctcaccGCATCTTCgccgctcttttctcttctttctttcttcttcttcttctcctccccgtCTTCGCACCGCTCTTCGCGatcgtccttcttcttctccttcttctctttcttcctgtctctctcagtgTCTTGTCGGCGTGTGGAGGAGGCTGACGTTTGTGACCGCCGAAgattctcctcttcctttggTCCTCGACCCGAATGAACAGTCGACACAGACGAATCGAGTTCTCTGAGGTTCGGgcggtcttctttcctcgcttcgcgTTCCTCCGCTCCTTTCGCCTCCACGTACGCAAGCGAAATCCCGTTTGCACACTGATCCGCGCGTCGCTCCACTTCCTTCATTGTCGGCTTCCTGTTCAACCGCTCCTCGGGTTTCTCCGCAACAACCACGGGGCGTGGAGTGGGACGGAGGGGAGGGAGATTCGCCGTGACAGGTAGGGGGGCAGGAGGCGTTGCGAGAGACGCAAATGTAGCATCTCGATCGGCCTGAAGCCCGGCGTAGGGTGCCACCGGCCCGCTAGCGAAGCGAGCTGGAAGTTCTCCAAAGGGGGGTCGTTGGGGGTGGGTGGGCGCATGTTCGGTTAAGGGATATGATGGGGTAGCAGCAAGCCCCGTGGATTTGTTGAGCGCCGCTGGAGACGTAGGGAGCGAGCGAAAAGGATAGTGCGCAGTCTCGGCTTTCCGTAGCTGCGGCTGTTTCGTGGTCGCGTCATCGCCACCGCCATAGGTCAGTTCGCaccggagaaagagacaccccGCCCCCTGACGAAAGACGGGGTTCGTGAGAGGCCACTTGGTCATTTGCGTGAGGCGGATATCGTCAAAACG
Protein-coding regions in this window:
- a CDS encoding hypothetical protein (encoded by transcript TGME49_212090), whose protein sequence is MSWFCLHLRPSRKKNRGGDADSDKGGASGSQNSTPRLAHGDRTRTLFSATSSIRPGQLQQSPTRLASLATDGAPLGAVAAAGSPAPRGNLPSAFMRTATELHAPRGESGRFTPAILSPSVAVSQQRLPKTVKVIFSRVTDVPANREGDVIEDRTFLCSVYFDDETMTKAVDNPSRVTQPAEGFYSGIKHYEVPLNNQSIVLDVPSGPEFTGTDPLTGEKKTPPLGFRVALTEQLVTGNQIYKGSTQLLRFDDIRLTQMTKWPLTNPVFRQGAGCLFLRCELTYGGGDDATTKQPQLRKAETAHYPFRSLPTSPAALNKSTGLAATPSYPLTEHAPTHPQRPPFGELPARFASGPVAPYAGLQADRDATFASLATPPAPLPVTANLPPLRPTPRPVVVAEKPEERLNRKPTMKEVERRADQCANGISLAYVEAKGAEEREARKEDRPNLRELDSSVSTVHSGRGPKEEENLRRSQTSASSTRRQDTERDRKKEKKEKKKDDREERCEDGEEKKKKKERREKSGEDAVRKEKKAKKSKKERSERSDSDEKKEGKNRSGSDDSDKKKKGKKKKKENRDNESPRRHRDKDCSNESDVEEKGEKKKKKRDKDKTEKLGKEKSRSKKFHDGEETDTER